The genome window GCGCCGCGACGGCGGGTGTAATTCTGGGCCGACATCCGGGTCTGCTTCAGCGGGCACTGCTGATCGCCTGTCCCTGTGACATAGCCAACTGGCGGCGCTTGCGGGGGCGCAATCCCTGGCCAAGGGCGGAGAGCCCCGACGACTATATTGATGAAATCCAACCCGGAACGGTCGTGCGCCTGCTGGTCGGCAGCCGCGACAGGAACACTTTCCCGGTGTTGTCGGAAGATTACGTGGAGGATGTCACGGCACGCGGATTGGACGCGGCGCTCTATACCGTGGCGGACGGTGAGCATAATCTGAACGACCGAATGACGAACAGCGACACATTCGGTGCCGCGGTTACGGAAATCATCGCAGCGGAGTGAGTGCGCGGCCGAAAGTATCGTGTCATAGTCCCTGAAACGGGCGGAGAATCGACACGACGATGCCGGATGGCGAAATTGAAATGTTCGACATTGATGAGTTCGAGCGGTTGCTTGAGCGCGCGGAACTCGTCACGGCATTCCGGTACTGGCAATCGATTACGCATGGCGAGGACGTGCCGAAATATGCCGATCTCGACCCGTTGGACATCCTTCCGGTCCTGCCGCTGGTCAATCTGGTCGACGTCGTCCACCAGCCGGACGGTGGCTACCGGCTCCGCCATCGTCTGGTCGGGACGGAGATCGTGGAGCGGTTCCGGACGGAGCATACCGGACAATGGTTCGATGACCTCTACGATCCGGAGCATCTCGAGCGGCAGCTTCCCTCCTACATTCGCGCCGTCGAGCGGCGCAAGCCGACGGTCGGCGATATCGACTTGTACGAAAATAATGTCCGGGTCATGGCCTATCGCCGGCTGATCATGCCGATGGCCGATGAAGACGGTGCGATCTGCTGTCTGTTTCTGGTCTTCGCCTTCCACAGCAACGAGGATCGGCTGAAACAGTTGAAGAACGGTCTTCCCCTGCACAAACCCGGACAGGGTTCGCGGCGCGGCTAACGCCCGCCGATCCGCAGCAGCCGCTCAACCGCGCGCAGCACAGCAGGGCGCTCCTCGGTCTGGTCGAACACGACAAAATGGCGTTTCGGGTTGTCGAGCCGTTGTTCGGTCAATGGCTGAATTCCGGCGGCTTCGGCGTCCGCATCGGACAGAATGGAACGCAGCATCACAATGCCGAGTCCCTGGGATCCGGCATCGACCACCATATCGTAGTCTTCGAACCGGCGGTCCTGCTGACGGGCGGCGTATTCCAGCCCGTGTCGGGCGAACCAGGCGCGCCATTGCGCCGTGTCGGAATCATGGATCAGGGGATGGTTCAGCAGGTCTGCCGGATCCGGATTCGGACCCAGTTCGGCGGCCAGCGCGACTGATGCGGCCGGTCGGAATGTCTCGTCGATGAACGGTTCGAAACGGGGCCCGCCACCGGGGTTCGCGGTGTAGCGGATTGCGATATCGATGTCGCCTGGCTCCAGTTTCCGAACGCGGTGATCGAGACGAAGATCAAGCTGCAGATCCGGCGGGTTCCCCTCGATCTGTCGCAGCCGGGGCAGCAACCACAGCCGTGCGAAAGACGGCGTTGTGCTGATCCTGACACTGGGCCGTCCGCGACGTGGGTTCCATTGGTCGGCGGTGCGGGCGATGCGTTCCAGCGCCGCCCGAATTTCGCCGGAAAACCGCTGGCCGGCCGGAGTCAGCGCCACGCCACGGCCCTTCCGCTCGAACACCGGATGGCCCAGCCAGTCTTCGACCAATGCGACCTGACGGCTGACCGTGGAATGGGTCACGTTCAGCGCCGCCGCCGCGGCCGAGAACGAACCGAGCCGCGCCGCTTCCAGAAATGCGTTAAGTGCCGAAATCGGTGGCAAGCCAGTAAAGCTGTGCATCATACACACAGGATATTAGGAATCCGTGCGATATGACAACAGGACGGCAGGGCCTATTCAATCGGAATGACACAGACAGATTTCATTCCGAAGGCCGGCCTGACGGCGTACTGGCCGTTGTTTGCAACAGTTCTGCTCTGGGGCAGTGCCTTTCCGGCAATCGGATATGCGGTGCAGTTCGCCGATCCGTTGCCGGTAGCCGCGCTGCGTTTCTCTGTGGCGGCAATTCTGCTCACCCTGTGGCTGTCCCGGCACGGTGGGTTGGGATTCCTGCTGACGGACCTGCCCCGGTTTCTGATCTGCGGCGCCTTGGGGATCGCGGTCTACAATGCCTTTCTGAATGCCGGGATGCGGGATGTATCGCCGGGGGCGGCCTGTATCCTGATCGCGATCCAGCCGGTTATCGCGGCGGGGCTGTCCGTTCTGTTCCTGAAGGAAAGGTTCGGTGCCGCGGCATGGGGTGGGGCCGCCATCGCCCTAGCGGGCGCGGTCTGTGTCGGCCTCGGTCAGCCGGGCGACCTGCGCTTCGGAAGCGGGTCGAGCCTCGTTCTGGCCGCCGCGATCTGTTCGGGAACCTATTTTGTGGTTCAGCGTCCGCTGGCAGTCCGGCATGGCGCCGCCCGTGCCGCCTCGGCGACCATTATCGGCGGGGCGGTCTGTCTGTTGCCATGGCTACCGGAAGGGGTGGCTCAGGCATGGTCGATGCCGAATGCGGGGGCGGCGATTCTGTATCTGGCCATCGGGCCCAGCATATTCGGTTACATCTGCTGGACCCGGTCGCTGCATCTGTTCGGTGCCGCGCGCGCCTCCAATTTCCTGAACCTGATGATCCCGCTGTCCATGGTTCTGGCCATTCCCGTCAACGGGATCTATCCCGACGTATTCAGCCTGATCGGTGGCGTGCTGGCGATAACCGGTGTGTGGGTGGTCAACCGGTCGAAGAGCCCCAATAGGTAAGGGCGGCCGGGACTGCCCGACCGCCCAAACCCCTGCCCCGAACTCTCTGCGGTTACCCCGCGAGCTGTTTCAGGAACCCGTCAACCTCCTGTTTCAAGGTCCGGACTGTGTCGTTGAGGCGGTGGGACGATTCCTCAACGGCCTTGGCGCCGGATTCGTTGTCATCGACCTTGGCCCGGACCGCCCCCATGATGTTTGAGACTTCCATGGTGCGGCTTTGGGCCTGTTCGATATTGCTGCTGATGCCTTCGGTTGCGGAAACCTGCGCATCGACCATGTCCGCGATTTCAGACGCGCCGGAACTGATCCGACGAATGCTGTCGACAACGGATCCGATGGCGCCGCCGGCATCCTGGATCGCGCTCTGGATCGACGCGATCTGCTCGGCGATCTCGCCGGTCGCCTTGCCGGTCTGGGTCGCAAGCCCCTTCACCTCGTTCGCAACGACCGCGAAGCCTTTGCCGGCTTCTCCGGCGCGTGCCGCCTCGATCGTGGCGTTGAGGGCCAGAAGATTGGTCTGTTCGGCAATGTCGTTGATCAGTTTGACAACTTCGCCGACGCGATCCGCAGCCTGCTGCAGTCCGGCAACCTTCTCGTTGACGCTTTCCGTCTGCTGGGCGGCGCTTTGCGCGTCGCGGGCGGAATCGGAGGAGCGGCGACCAATTTCCTGGATCGAGGTCGACAGCTCTGACGTCACCGAAGACGCCTCGTTGACGGAATTCGCTGCCTCGTTGGAGGAAGCATCCGCCTGTTCCGACATGCCGCGCAGTTCGCCGGCGCTGCCGACGATGTTGCGAATGGCCGTGTCGCTCTGACTGCTGACCTCCGACAGGGACTGGATGATGCCGCCGACCTTGTCCCGGAACTGCGTGGCAATCCCCTTGATGAAGTCGCGCTTCTCTTCTTCCGCCTTGGCCTGTCGCTCGGCCTGCTGTGCCACCAGCCCGGCATTCTCCTCCGCGTTCTCGCGAAAGACCTCGAGTGCCCGTGCCATGTCGCCCAGCTCGTCGCCGCGCTCGGTATAGGGGACCGCCTTCTTCGTGTTGCCTTTCGAGACTTCGATCATCTGATCCGTCAATTGCAGCATCGGGCGGATCGAGGTCCGAACCAGGATGAATGCAATCCCGCCGCAGACCAGCAAGCTGGCTATCGTCGCAATCAGGATGCCGGTCACAATGTTCGATGCCGCGGCGCGCACATTCGATTTCAGCACACCGGCATAGAGAATGCCGATCGTATCGCCGGACGGATTCCGGATCGGTTCATAGATCGTGTAGTAGTCCTTGCCCAGGATCGTCGCTTCGCCCAGATAGGTCTCGCCGCGCATCATGAAGGGATAGACGCGCCCGCTCTGGCCCAGTTGCGTTCCGACCGCGCGGCTGCCGTCATCCTTGATGATGTTCGTCGTACGGCGCCAGAAATCGCGGTTATCGTCTTCCCATTCGAAGACGGTCGCGGTCTCGCCGGTGACCGAGCCGATCTCGTCGATCATGCTGTGATCCGGAAAATCCGGGATCTCCGGCAGGGTGAGCTTGGTGACGCGCCCGGCCTTGGTGATGGTGAACTTCGTCTCCGGGACCGTCTTGCGCAACAGAACCGCCGCGGTCCGCAGACTGGCATTCTGGCGTTCGATGACCTGATCGGCGATCTCCTCTTCCAGGATGTAGATCGCGCTGCCGCCAACCGTGGCCGCTGCCAGAGAAATCAGCCCCAGAACAATCAGTACAAGCCGCGTGCGCAGCTTGAGCCTAAGTTTGAGCATACTGTTTCACTCCCCCAAGGGTTTGTTATTGAGTAGTGAAACATCGCATTTCTTAACAAAAATTGAACTGAAATGTAATAATGTTTGCCGGGCACGCGTTTCCGTGCCCCGAAAAGGAGCTTTTCGACCTCGCGCGGCGACTAAAGCCGACCTGTGGTCTCCGGCCCGACTTGGGTGGGGTTTGGCGACAGACTGTCGGCCCGCGGGTTGTCGACCGGCCCGGCTGGCGGTCGCTCGAAACGGCGGCGTCAGCGTCGGCTGCCGGGAAGGCCCGCGCAGCCAACGCCAAAATCCGTTATCGCTCCAGACGGCGGTACTTGATCCGGTGCGGCTGGTCCGCCTCGACGCCCAGACGGCGTTTGCGGTCGGCCTCGTAGTCTTCGTAGTTGCCCTCGAACCAGACTACCTGGCTGTCGCCTTCATAGGCCAGGATGTGGGTTGCGAGACGGTCCAGGAACCAGCGATCGTGGCTGATGACCACGGCGCAGCCGGGGAAGGTCGCCAGGGCGTCTTCCAGGGCGCGCAAGGTATCGACGTCCAGATCGTTGGTCGGTTCGTCGAGCAGCAGGACGTTGGCACCGGATTTCAGCATCTTTGCCAGGTGAACGCGGTTGCGCTCCCCGCCGGAGAGTTGTCCGACCTTCTTCTGCTGGTCGCCGCCCTTGAAGTTGAAGCTGCCGACATAGGCGCGGCTCTGCACCTTGCGCTTGCCCAGTTCGATGATGTCCTGGCCGTCGGATACTTCCTCCCAAACAGTCTTGTTCGGGTCCAACGCGTCGCGCGATTGGTCGACATAGCCCAGCTTCACAGTCTCACCCAGGCGAATCGAGCCACTATCGGGCTGCTCCTTGCCGGTAATCATGCGGAACAGGGTCGTCTTACCGGCGCCGTTCGGGCCGATGATGCCGACGATGCCGCCCGGCGGCAGTTTGAAGGACAGGCCGTCCATCAGGAGCTTGCCGTCATAGGCCTTGCGGACCTCGTCGGCCTCGATCACCACGCCGCCCAGGCGCGGGCCTGGCGGGATGACGATCTGGGCCGTCTGGTTCGCCTGTTCGGCGGCCTCGGCTTCTCGGACCAACTCGTCATAGGCCTGGATACGCGCCTTGGATTTGGTCTGGCGGGCACGGGCGGAGGCGCTGACCCACTCGCGTTCGGCGGCGATGTTGCGCATGCGCGCTTCCTGCTCGCGGCCTTCCTGCTGCAGGCGTTTCTGCTTCTGCTCCAGCCAGGAGGTATAGTTGCCTTCGTAAGGAATACCGCGGCCTCGGTCGAGTTCCAGAATCCAGCCGGTGACATTGTCCAGGAAGTAACGGTCGTGGGTGACCATCACGACGGTGCCCGGATAATCGGCCAGGAAACGTTGCAGCCAGGCGACGCTTTCGGCGTCCAGGTGGTTGGTCGGTTCGTCGAGCAGCAGCATGTCCGGGCGGCTGAGCAGCAGGCGGCACAGGGCGACGCGGCGCTTTTCCCCGCCGGACAGGTTGGCGACATTCCAATCGCCAGGCGGGCAGCGCAGGGCGTCCATCGCAACCTCGACCCGGCTGTCCAGATCCCAGGCGTCCTCGGCGTCGATCTTCTCCTGCAGTTCGGACTGCTCGGCGATCAGCGCCATCATCTCGTCATCGTCGGTGACTTCGCCCAGCTTCATCGACACTTCATTGAAGCGGTCGACGACGGCCTTCAATTCGCCCAGCCCTTCCATCGCGTTTTCCGCGACGGTCTTGCTGTCGTCCAACTGCGGCTCCTGGGCCAGATAACCGATCTTCACACCGTCGGCGGACCAGGCTTCGCCGGTGTAGTCCTGATCGATGCCGGCCATGATCTTCAGCAGGGTCGACTTACCGGCGCCGTTATAGCCCAGTACGCCGATCTTCGCGCCGGGCAGGAATTGCAGGTTGATGTCCTTCAGGACTTCCTTGCCGCCCGGATAGGCCTTGCCCAGCTTGTGCATGCCGAAAACGTATTGGTACGAGGCCATGGCGGTCCTGCTCCCTGATCGTCGGAAATCGTCTGGAAGCCACCCCTTCCGGAGCGGCGACGCGGTTGTAGCGGAGTTGGGCGACGAGGGCAATTTTTTGCGATTGTCTGCCTTGCGGGCCCGGGCGCGGGAAGCGAATGTCGGTGCCCGCGGCTTGAAGCAGCCGCATGCCTTGGGGGAAATGGGACATGACGGATCGCGAACCGCCGGTCGTTGCCGGTCGCAATGCCGGGCTGGAAATTGCGCCGGCACGCAAAGCCAATCCGGTCTGGGCGGCGGTCTGGATGATGGGGGCGCTGACGTCCTTCGCGCTGATGGCAGTGGCCGGGCGCGAAATCTCCAGGGAGATGGATACCTTCCAGCTGATGTTCTATCGCAGCATCATTGGCATCGTCATCGTCGTGGCAATCGGTGCGATGCTGCCGGGCGGCCTGGGCCGGTTCAGGACGGGGCATTTCCGGATGCATCTGGCCAGGAACGTCGCCCATTTCATCGGTCAGTTCTGCTGGTTTCTGTCCATCACGCTGATCTCTCTGGCGGAGGTTTTCGCCATTGAGTTCACCACGCCGATCTGGGTCGCGCTGATCGCGCCGCTGTTTCTGGCGGAATCCATGAACCGCTACCGGGCGATTGCCATCGCGATCGGTTTCGTCGGGGTGTTGGTCGTGCTGCGTCCCGGGGTGGTCGAGTTCGGGGCGGGGCATATCGCGATGCTGATCGGATCCTTCGCCTTTTCGCTGTCGATGATCACGACCAAGAAGCTCAGCGCGACCGAGTCGCCGCTCAGCATCCTGTTCTGGATGGCGGTTCTGCAGGCGCCGATGGGGTTGATCGGGTCGCTGAGCGATTTCACGTTGCCCGGGACGGAATCCGCCCTCTGGCTGATTGTGGTCGGGGTCGGCGGGCTGACGGCACATTTCTGCATTGCCCAGGCCTTTCGCTGGGCCGATGCCATGGTGGTGGCGCCGATGGATTTCCTGCGCCTGCCGCTCATCGCCGTGGTCGGCATGTTGCTCTACAGCGAGGCGCTGGATCCCTTCGTGTTTCTGGGCGGGGCCGTCATCCTGGTCGGGAACTGGATCAATATCCGTTTCGCGCGGCGCACCTGACCGGCGGGCCTTACCCCTTGCCGTCGATCATCCAGCCGGTCAGTCCGGACCTTTCGACTTCTGCTTTCCGCCCCTCGCGGTCCATCCGCAGGTAGAATTCGTCCAGTTGCGGCGGGTCGATTTCGGTCTGGGACAGCAAATCGTGCACCTGGCCGCGATGGTGGGTGCCATGGGCGAAGACATGCTGCAGCACCAGCCAGATGGGGTTCACCTCGCGGCCCCATTGCTCGGTCTCGTGCAACAGGACTTCCCGGTCCAGATCGGCTGGTGTCAGACCGGCGACGAAATCCTTTAGTCGCTGGTCAATTTGGACCCGTCCCGCCGCGAGAGAACCCCTCGTGGGAAACTCGGCGGGGTCGCCGTCTGACGGTGGGACCGGATTACCCTGCATCCGGTCCAGGTACCGACGGTCGATGACGACCAGGTGGTCCAGGGTGGCGTGAATGGAGCCGAAAAAGCATGGGCGCTTGGCCATGTAGTCGGCTTCGTCCAGTTGGTAGCAGGCCGCCATTAAGCGGGCGTTGGCAAGGATATGGTTGGCGCATTGGGCGCGCATCACGCCCATCGCATTAATGGTCATTGGTTACTAAACTCCAACTAACGGCTTGATTTCATTTTCCCGGCGGTCAAAGTACTATGACACACGAGGGATGTTGAGCGATGCATGAAAAAGACGATTGGACTGCTGCGAAGGACGAAATGTCCGGCCCGCCGCCCGGATCGGAAACCGACAGCGGCGATTCCGCCGACAAGGGGCTGGCGAAGTTCCAGATCGGTCAGTCCGTCCAGCATCGCAAGTTCGGCTTCCAGGGCGTCATCTTCGACGTCGATCCCGAATTCGCCAATACTGACGAATGGTATGAAGCCATTCCGGCCGATGTGCGGCCGCGCAAGGATCAGCCCTTCTATCATCTGTTCGCGGTGAACCCGGCCGATAACTCTCCTTATATCGCCTATGTCTCGGAACAGAACCTGGTGCCGATGCCGGAAGGTGAGGAAGTCGCCCATCCGCAGTTGGAAGAATACTTCGACGGCCGTCGCGACGGGCGCTGGGTCGTGCCGCGCGACCGCATCAACTGACCTGTTCGGGTAACCGCGCCATGCTGATTGCCGCCGACCGCTACGAAACCGTCGTGGACCGCTTCGCATGGCAGGTTCCGGCGCGATACAATATCGGCGTCGATGTAGCGGACCGGCAGAATCCGGACGACCCGGCCATCATCTATCGCGGCGCCGATGACAGTGTCCGGACCTACAGCTTCGGTGACCTGACCCGGCTCAGCAATCGCTTCGCCAATGTTCTGAACGCGCAGGGTATGGTGCGCGAAGACCGGATCGGTATCCTGCTGCCACAGGCGCCGGAGACGGCGGTGGCCCATGTCGCGGCCTACAAGTCAGGCATGATTGCGGTGCCGCTGTTCACCCTTTTTGGCGAGGATGCGCTGGAGTACCGGCTGTCCACCTGTGGGGCGCGGGCGCTGGTGACCGATGCGGCGAGTCTGCCGAAAATTGCCGCCATTCGGGACCGACTGCCGGATCTGCAGGTCGTGTTCTGTATCGACGGCCCCCATGACGGGGCGATGGATTTCCATGCGGCCCTGGCAAAGGCGTCGGACCGGTTCACAGCCGTCGATACCGCGGCGGACGACCCTGCCCTGATCATTTTCACCTCCGGCACGACGGGACAGCCGAAAGGGGCGCTGCATGCCCATCGTGTGCTGTTGGGCCATTTGCCGGGGGTCGAATTCCCGCATGATTTCTTCCCGCAGCCGGGCGACCTTTTTTGGACACCGGCGGACTGGGCGTGGATCGGCGGTCTGATCGATGTGCTTCTGCCCAGTCTTCATCACGGCAAGCCGGTTCTGGCCTATCGGGCGCGCAAATTTGATCCGGAGGAAGCCTTTCACCTGATGGGGCGCTTTCGGGTGCGCAACGCCTTCATGCCGCCGACAGCGCTGAAACTGATGCGGCAGGTCGAGAATCCAAGGGGGCGGTTCGACTACGCCATGCGGTCCATCGGCTCGGGCGGGGAGACGCTGGGCAAGGAACTGCTGGATTGGGGGCGCGAGACTTTCGGTCTGACCCTGAACGAGTTCTATGGCCAGACCGAATGCAATCTGGTCGTCGGCAATTGCAGCGCCTGCATGCCGGTGCGGCCCGGGCGGATGGGGCGCGCTGTGCCGGGCCATACCGTCGGGATCGTTGACGATGACGGCAATCCGCTGCCGGACGGAGAGGTCGGTCACATCGCCATCCGGCGCCCGGATCCGGTGATGTTCCTGAGATACTGGAACAACCCGAAGGCCACCGAAGAGAAATTCGCGGGCGACTGGCTGCTGACAGGCGATACCGGCCTGCGGGAAGAGGACGGCTATTTCCGTTATGTCGGGCGCAGTGACGATGTCATCACCACGGCCGGCTACCGGGTCGGGCCCGGTGAGATCGAGGATTGTCTGATGAAGCATCCGGCGGTAGCGCTGGCGGCGGTGATCGGCGTGCCTGACCCGCTGCGCACCGAGGCGGTGAAGGCCTTCGTCGTTGTCCGCGACGGCGTCGATGCGAACGAGGCGCTGGTCGCCGACATTCAGAGCTTCGTCAAGACGCGCCTGGCGGCCCATGAATATCCGCGTCAGGTCGAATTCGTCGACAGTCTGCCGATGACCGCGACCGGCAAAATCATGCGTCGGGAACTGCGCAATCGCTGACAACCCGCAATGCGATCTTTGCGCGAGAGGTATCGACGCGTCCGGGGAATCCGCCTAAGTTCCATTACCATGAGATGGGGTTTTTGGGGGATAGCCGTTCGCATGTCGACGGCCAGCGGTTGGCATATGGGACGGCTTCTTGCCGGGGCGGCTTTCGTCGCCCTGATGCTGGGGTCGACTGATACCACTTTGGCGCAGCAGGCGTCGACGGATACACTGCAGGTCGCCCCGGACTTCATCGTCGATCGATACAGGGCCAAGGCGGAAAGCGGAGATGTCCAGGCCCAGTTTCGCTTGGGCTATCTGCATGAGAACGGGCTGATATCCGGGTCACCGGACCTCACCGCCGCTGCGAACTGGTATGAACGTGCGGCCGAGGGCGGTCATGCCGCGGCCCAGTTCAAGCGGGCGCGCATGTATGCGGATGGTGTTGCCGGGCCACGCGACTATGCAAAGGCTGCGGCGTTGTATGAGGCTGCGGCGAAACAGGGCGTGGCAGAGGCGCAGTACAATCTGGCAATTCTGATGCAGGACGGGATCGGCGTCGAAAAGAAAATCGATTCCGCGATCCGCTGGTACGAGCAGGCGGCCTTTCGCGGGGTGGTGCCGGCCATGCGGGCGCTGGGGCTGCTCTATCTTTCCGGCGTCGGCAATTCGCCTCAGGACGATATCGAAGCCTGGGCCTGGTTGACGCTCGCCGTCGAGAACGGTGATACCGGCCTGTCCGCGCGGCTGGAATCGGTGTCAACGGCGCTGTCGGACGAAGCGACGGCAGAGGCGCAGCGCCTTGCCGAAGCATACCGCCAGCTACGTATCATTCCGTGATTCATGGTATCATCGGATGTATGGTCGGGCCGTGTCGCACGGGAACTCATTTCATTGTCGTGCTATGGACAAATCTTGTCGCGCGGATGCGAGCCTGAAAACCGCCTGGAATTAGCGTATCCGGCACGTTAAAGAACCATGGGGCGGGGAGGAAATCCGCCCCATTGCCGTAGAGGGATAGAACGGATATGGCCGACGAAGAGGATCTTGACCTCCGCTCACTGGACGACCAGGAACTGGTCGAGCAGATGTGGGACGACCTGTATGACGGTCTCGCTGACGAGATCGTTGAAGGGACGAATATTCTGCTGGAGCGCGGCTGGGCGCCCTACAAGGTGCTGACCGAAGCGCTCGTTGAAGGCATGCGGATCGTCGGGATCGACTTCCGCGACGGCATCCTCTTCGTGCCGGAAGTGCTGATGGCGGCCAATTCCATGAAGGCCGGGATGAATATCCTGCGTCCGCTGCTGGCCGAAACCGGGGCACCGCCTCAGGGCAAGATGGTCATCGGCACGGTCAAGGGCGACATCCATGATATCGGCAAGAATCTCGTGTCGATGATGATGGAAGGCGCTGGATTCGAGGTCATCGATCTGGGCATCAACAACCCGGTCGAGAAGTATCTGGAGGCGCTGGAGGAGCACAAGCCGGATATCCTCGGCATGTCCGCGCTTCTGACCACGACCATGCCCTACATGAAGGTCGTGATCGACACCATGAAGGAGCAGGGCATCCGCGACGATTTCACGGTTCTGGTCGGCGGGGCGCCGCTGAATGAGGAATTCGCCCGTGAGATCGGTGCCGACGCCTATTGCCGCGATGCCGCCGTCGCGGTGGAAACGGCCAAGGAAGTGATGGCCCGCAAGAACAACCAGTAACCTTGCCGGCCCCGGCCGGTGAAGCGAGGGCGTGCCGATGACGGACACTTGCCTCGACGAAGATCCGGCGCCCGACGAGGCGCCGGAATTCGTTTCGGACCAGGCCACCGTGCTGGTG of Alphaproteobacteria bacterium contains these proteins:
- a CDS encoding PAS domain-containing protein, with translation MPDGEIEMFDIDEFERLLERAELVTAFRYWQSITHGEDVPKYADLDPLDILPVLPLVNLVDVVHQPDGGYRLRHRLVGTEIVERFRTEHTGQWFDDLYDPEHLERQLPSYIRAVERRKPTVGDIDLYENNVRVMAYRRLIMPMADEDGAICCLFLVFAFHSNEDRLKQLKNGLPLHKPGQGSRRG
- a CDS encoding LysR substrate-binding domain-containing protein; amino-acid sequence: MMHSFTGLPPISALNAFLEAARLGSFSAAAAALNVTHSTVSRQVALVEDWLGHPVFERKGRGVALTPAGQRFSGEIRAALERIARTADQWNPRRGRPSVRISTTPSFARLWLLPRLRQIEGNPPDLQLDLRLDHRVRKLEPGDIDIAIRYTANPGGGPRFEPFIDETFRPAASVALAAELGPNPDPADLLNHPLIHDSDTAQWRAWFARHGLEYAARQQDRRFEDYDMVVDAGSQGLGIVMLRSILSDADAEAAGIQPLTEQRLDNPKRHFVVFDQTEERPAVLRAVERLLRIGGR
- a CDS encoding DMT family transporter, coding for MTQTDFIPKAGLTAYWPLFATVLLWGSAFPAIGYAVQFADPLPVAALRFSVAAILLTLWLSRHGGLGFLLTDLPRFLICGALGIAVYNAFLNAGMRDVSPGAACILIAIQPVIAAGLSVLFLKERFGAAAWGGAAIALAGAVCVGLGQPGDLRFGSGSSLVLAAAICSGTYFVVQRPLAVRHGAARAASATIIGGAVCLLPWLPEGVAQAWSMPNAGAAILYLAIGPSIFGYICWTRSLHLFGAARASNFLNLMIPLSMVLAIPVNGIYPDVFSLIGGVLAITGVWVVNRSKSPNR
- a CDS encoding methyl-accepting chemotaxis protein, yielding MLKLRLKLRTRLVLIVLGLISLAAATVGGSAIYILEEEIADQVIERQNASLRTAAVLLRKTVPETKFTITKAGRVTKLTLPEIPDFPDHSMIDEIGSVTGETATVFEWEDDNRDFWRRTTNIIKDDGSRAVGTQLGQSGRVYPFMMRGETYLGEATILGKDYYTIYEPIRNPSGDTIGILYAGVLKSNVRAAASNIVTGILIATIASLLVCGGIAFILVRTSIRPMLQLTDQMIEVSKGNTKKAVPYTERGDELGDMARALEVFRENAEENAGLVAQQAERQAKAEEEKRDFIKGIATQFRDKVGGIIQSLSEVSSQSDTAIRNIVGSAGELRGMSEQADASSNEAANSVNEASSVTSELSTSIQEIGRRSSDSARDAQSAAQQTESVNEKVAGLQQAADRVGEVVKLINDIAEQTNLLALNATIEAARAGEAGKGFAVVANEVKGLATQTGKATGEIAEQIASIQSAIQDAGGAIGSVVDSIRRISSGASEIADMVDAQVSATEGISSNIEQAQSRTMEVSNIMGAVRAKVDDNESGAKAVEESSHRLNDTVRTLKQEVDGFLKQLAG
- the ettA gene encoding energy-dependent translational throttle protein EttA, which gives rise to MASYQYVFGMHKLGKAYPGGKEVLKDINLQFLPGAKIGVLGYNGAGKSTLLKIMAGIDQDYTGEAWSADGVKIGYLAQEPQLDDSKTVAENAMEGLGELKAVVDRFNEVSMKLGEVTDDDEMMALIAEQSELQEKIDAEDAWDLDSRVEVAMDALRCPPGDWNVANLSGGEKRRVALCRLLLSRPDMLLLDEPTNHLDAESVAWLQRFLADYPGTVVMVTHDRYFLDNVTGWILELDRGRGIPYEGNYTSWLEQKQKRLQQEGREQEARMRNIAAEREWVSASARARQTKSKARIQAYDELVREAEAAEQANQTAQIVIPPGPRLGGVVIEADEVRKAYDGKLLMDGLSFKLPPGGIVGIIGPNGAGKTTLFRMITGKEQPDSGSIRLGETVKLGYVDQSRDALDPNKTVWEEVSDGQDIIELGKRKVQSRAYVGSFNFKGGDQQKKVGQLSGGERNRVHLAKMLKSGANVLLLDEPTNDLDVDTLRALEDALATFPGCAVVISHDRWFLDRLATHILAYEGDSQVVWFEGNYEDYEADRKRRLGVEADQPHRIKYRRLER
- a CDS encoding DMT family transporter, whose product is MTDREPPVVAGRNAGLEIAPARKANPVWAAVWMMGALTSFALMAVAGREISREMDTFQLMFYRSIIGIVIVVAIGAMLPGGLGRFRTGHFRMHLARNVAHFIGQFCWFLSITLISLAEVFAIEFTTPIWVALIAPLFLAESMNRYRAIAIAIGFVGVLVVLRPGVVEFGAGHIAMLIGSFAFSLSMITTKKLSATESPLSILFWMAVLQAPMGLIGSLSDFTLPGTESALWLIVVGVGGLTAHFCIAQAFRWADAMVVAPMDFLRLPLIAVVGMLLYSEALDPFVFLGGAVILVGNWINIRFARRT
- a CDS encoding DinB family protein; translation: MTINAMGVMRAQCANHILANARLMAACYQLDEADYMAKRPCFFGSIHATLDHLVVIDRRYLDRMQGNPVPPSDGDPAEFPTRGSLAAGRVQIDQRLKDFVAGLTPADLDREVLLHETEQWGREVNPIWLVLQHVFAHGTHHRGQVHDLLSQTEIDPPQLDEFYLRMDREGRKAEVERSGLTGWMIDGKG
- the hspQ gene encoding heat shock protein HspQ translates to MSGPPPGSETDSGDSADKGLAKFQIGQSVQHRKFGFQGVIFDVDPEFANTDEWYEAIPADVRPRKDQPFYHLFAVNPADNSPYIAYVSEQNLVPMPEGEEVAHPQLEEYFDGRRDGRWVVPRDRIN
- a CDS encoding acyl-CoA synthetase, translated to MLIAADRYETVVDRFAWQVPARYNIGVDVADRQNPDDPAIIYRGADDSVRTYSFGDLTRLSNRFANVLNAQGMVREDRIGILLPQAPETAVAHVAAYKSGMIAVPLFTLFGEDALEYRLSTCGARALVTDAASLPKIAAIRDRLPDLQVVFCIDGPHDGAMDFHAALAKASDRFTAVDTAADDPALIIFTSGTTGQPKGALHAHRVLLGHLPGVEFPHDFFPQPGDLFWTPADWAWIGGLIDVLLPSLHHGKPVLAYRARKFDPEEAFHLMGRFRVRNAFMPPTALKLMRQVENPRGRFDYAMRSIGSGGETLGKELLDWGRETFGLTLNEFYGQTECNLVVGNCSACMPVRPGRMGRAVPGHTVGIVDDDGNPLPDGEVGHIAIRRPDPVMFLRYWNNPKATEEKFAGDWLLTGDTGLREEDGYFRYVGRSDDVITTAGYRVGPGEIEDCLMKHPAVALAAVIGVPDPLRTEAVKAFVVVRDGVDANEALVADIQSFVKTRLAAHEYPRQVEFVDSLPMTATGKIMRRELRNR